The following coding sequences are from one Anopheles bellator chromosome X, idAnoBellAS_SP24_06.2, whole genome shotgun sequence window:
- the LOC131213451 gene encoding cilia- and flagella-associated protein 57-like translates to MESNKITQQHCLTLWRRVLFLWVQSSSSINTDDSGTLSSFYETFRHRLNPTFEIKENTVIEFLRSHFPDFELQLCAEGDIADGEYVYIFSLLLYFSCVRHPVSFFQNICKQFDESQQYILKTFLKSFVTEGTAEPKVNRSFIDAAVRNALQLSTFSQTQHSKMSLDSDNKSTEIFTNSPIKTLDEQISRPKSTPKHGMMQCKLRGMTTQLESARLENACLEKQNEKLQEMIVKLDEKNKRLLTKINALEVKEQLYALSVKEKSLDLDHHDNLIELRKQLKEKTDCVETLEDEIHKARGNERSVAEQNKELQLANRNLQEHILQIERLMQSIKEEAFKKEEFNTILQENINELRRFIHENKLTCPQVPESFDCSSDFLDVSFKNVSINDSCCRDRENLASSVVEVLLKEKEQDIAKLSDNLRNVNDQVKQLLASKATLERDRSELNERLSKLQTSFEAEQTTKKHLEELHQQVTFSKEEFKYKLQTLTTQRETEQTNHHRELLELKQMLSEAAESTEQLKNCRIPRSLSLSILKPLCMNN, encoded by the exons ATGGAGAGTAACAAAATAACGCAGCAGCATTGTTTAACACTGTGGCGtcgtgtgttgtttctttgG GTGCAATCTTCCAGTTCGATCAACACAGATGATTCTGGTACCTTGAGCTCGTTTTATGAAACATTCCGTCACCGACTCAACCCTACGTTTGAGATAAAGGAAAACACAGTAATAGAATTTTTGCGTTCCCATTTTCCCGACTTTGAGCTTCAACTCTGTGCCGAAGGAGACATAGCTGATGGAGAATATGTGTACATTTTTTCACTACTCCTATATTTTTCTTGCGTCCGTCATcccgtttcattttttcaaaacatcTGCAAACAATTCGACGAGTCACAACAATACATCCTGAAAACATTTCTGAAATCCTTTGTAACGGAAGGTACGGCAGAGCCTAAAGTCAATCGCAGCTTTATCGACGCTGCAGTTCGGAATGCTTTGCAACTATCAACGTTCAGCCAAACCCAACACAGTAAAATGTCGTTGGATAGTGACAACAAATCAACTGAGATCTTTACAAACAGCCCGATTAAAACACTGGACGAACAAATATCACGGCCAAAATCAACGCCGAAACACGGAATGATGCAGTGTAAGTTACGAGGAATGACAACGCAACTAGAATCGGCACGTTTGGAGAACGCATGtcttgaaaaacaaaacgagaaatTGCAGGAGATGATAGTCAAGTtagatgaaaaaaataaaaggctTTTGACGAAGATCAACGCACTGGAGGTGAAAGAGCAGCTGTACGCACTGAGTGTAAAAGAAAAGTCACTAGATCTTGACCATCATGACAACTTAATTGAGCTTCGGAAAcaattgaaagagaaaaccgATTGCGTTGAAACATTGGAAGATGAAATTCATAAGGCACGAGGGAATGAACGTTCTGTGGCGGAGCAAAATAAGGAACTACAATTGGCCAATAGAAACCTTCAAGAACATATTCTTCAGATTGAAAGGCTAATGCAATCGATAAAAGAGGAAGCCttcaaaaaagaagaattcaACACAATTTTGCAAGAAAATATAAACGAGTTGCGGCGATTCATTCATGAAAATAAGCTCACGTGTCCTCAGGTTCCAGAGAGTTTTGATTGTTCAAGTGACTTCTTGGATGTttcgttcaaaaatgtttcaattaacGATAGTTGTTGCCGTGACCGTGAAAACTTAGCCTCATCTGTAGTGGAGGTCTTATTAAAAGAGAAGGAACAGGATATCGCTAAGCTTTCGGACAATCTGAGAAATGTTAATGATCAAGTTAAACAGCTACTCGCTTCAAAGGCAACACTGGAGCGGGATAGATCTGAATTGAATGAGCGGTTAAGTAAACTACAAACATCTTTCGAAGCAGagcaaacaacgaaaaaacattTGGAAGAACTACATCAACAAGTAACTTTCAGTAAGGAAGAGTTTAAGTATAAATTGCAAACTCTTACTACGCAACGagaaacagaacaaacaaaTCACCACCGGGAGCTATTGGAACTGAAACAAATGTTGAGCGAAGCTGCTGAATCAACGGAGCAATTGAAA AACTGCAGGATTCCACGATCCCTGAGCTTGAGCATACTAAAACCGCTATGCATGAACAACTAA
- the LOC131213452 gene encoding DNA ligase 1-like, translating to MHKEMQTKCVKLEADCEVLAAKLYKERVASSEKSEQLKTCNRYETELKELTEVHKELQSKYDRCWNDNMIFAAKLNKERTELAEKEKTWLNELNTLREKNETIKKRFEEQKREIRIEFEENMGKMKERMIAIHKESKLNQERELHERFATAEQVYTKKLQQLDLRCAQLQEQLAEKNERDLEIRKENQVLLLKLKTLEDSKSERKLLLPIPAQARLRNNLLMEDEEGEVFNMTYLADLKSGRCGSPEAGEDRYSELLQRNSMLPPHLRTSYATLYPECDTAEDETRGNVSEAFDDSSTGLITRRKVSGVTSYKRPGPPTPSKKAGRLSFGAALPIVAGQIQYKEALKDANVNSANLAGSSDMNHNSGDGTMVDGKTKGMKTPSKFKQILSSTNLLGNFQRNELL from the exons ATGCACAAAGAGATGCAGACAAAATGTGTGAAATTAGAGGCGGACTGCGAGGTCCTTGCAGCTAAGTTGTACAAGGAGCGTGTAGCTTCGTCAGAGAAATCTGAACAACTCAAGACATGTAACCGATATGAAACTGAATTGAAAGAACTGACGGAAGTGCATAAGGAATTGCAGAGCAAGTACGACAGATGCTGGAATGATAACATGATCTTTGCGGCTAAGCTAAACAAGGAACGAACGGAGCtggcggaaaaggaaaaaacctGGCTAAACGAATTAAACACACTTCgcgagaaaaatgaaacaattaaaaagCGCTTCGAAGAACAGAAGCGTGAGATACGGATTGAATTCGAGGAAAATATGGGCAAGATGAAGGAACGAATG ATAGCAATACACAAAGAATCAAAACTCAATCAAGAACGGGAATTACATGAGCGATTTGCGACGGCCGAGCAGGTATACACTAAAAAA CTTCAACAGCTTGATTTAAGGTGTGCACAACTACAAGAGCAGCTGGCCGAAAAGAACGAGCGGGACCTGGAGATACGGAAGGAGAACCAAGTGCTGCTGCTAAAGCTAAAAACTTTGGAGGATAGTAAAAGCGAGCGGAAACTTCTGTTACCAATTCCGGCCCAGGCACGCCTAC GAAATAATCTGCTGATGGAAGATGAGGAGGGCGAGGTGTTCAATATGACCTACCTGGCTGATCTGAAAAGCGGTCGCTGTGGGTCACCAGAAGCAGGAGAAGATCGCTACTCGGAGCTACTCCAACGTAACTCAATGTTGCCACCACATCTGCGCACTAGCTACGCCACCCTCTACCCGGAGTGTGATACAGCAGAAGATGAAACGCGA GGTAACGTTTCAGAAGCATTTGATGATAGCTCGACTGGTTTAATCACACGTCGCAAGGTCAGTGGTGTGACATCATACAAACGGCCAGGGCCACCTACGCCGAGTAAAAAGGCTGGTCGCCTGTCGTTTGGTGCTGCGCTACCCATCGTCGCTGGCCAGATCCAGTATAAGGAAGCTTTGAAGGATGCAAACGTAAATAGTGCCAACCTTGCTGGCTCTTCCGATATGAACCATAACAGTGGCGACGGGACGATGGTAGATGGTAAAACGAAAGGCATGAAAACACCCAGCAAATTTAAGCAGATACTCAGCTCAACCAACTTGTTGGGGAACTTTCAGCGCAACGAG TTGCTGTGA
- the LOC131214044 gene encoding NECAP-like protein CG9132 translates to MTETEYESVVLVKQEVFVYKIPPRQSNRSYRAADWNLAEPIWTGRLRMVSKGRALCVKLEDKNSGTLFANCPIESYPGVAIEAVSDSSRYFVLRIQDDNGRTAFIGLGFGDRSDSFDLNVALQDHFKWVKNEEKIEKEKVEPKQQLDLGFKEGETIKINMKITKKDGSEASSRLNNKKTGSGGLLPPPPGGNKVSSPSHQPTTSVAGSGQTEWGEFTSAGVQGATAEPSTTATTPSKANSNWVQF, encoded by the exons ATGACCGAAACCGAGTACGAGAGCGTTGTGCTGGTGAAACAGGAGGTGTTTGTATACAAAATACCGCCACGGCAAAGCAATCGAAGCTACCGGGCTGCCGATTGGAACCTTGCAGAACCGATCTGGACCGGACGCCTGCGGATGGTGTCTAAAGGACGTGCACTGTGCGTAAAGCTCGAGGACAAAAACAGCGGAACATTATTCGCCAACTGCCCGATAGAGAGCTACCCGGGAGTTGCCATAGAGGCAGTTTCGGATAGCTCACGCTATTTCGTGCTGCGAATACAAGACGACAACGGGCGAACCGCTTTTATTGGCCTTGGGTTCGGCGATCGCTCTGATTCCTTCGATTTGAACGTAGCTTTGCAGGATCACTTCAAGTGGGtgaaaaatgaggaaaaaattgaaaaggaaaaggtcGAACCAAAGCAACAGCTGGATCTCGGTTTCAAGGAAGgtgaaacaatcaaaataaatatgaaaataacG AAAAAAGACGGTTCCGAAGCATCGTCGAGacttaacaataaaaaaacgggGTCCGGCGGtttgctgccaccaccacctgggGGAAATAAGGTCAGCTCACCTTCGCATCAGCCAACGACCTCAGTAGCTGGCAGTGGCCAGACGGAATGGGGGGAATTTACTTCGGCAGG TGTACAAGGCGCTACTGCTGAGCCTTCGACCACGGCAACCACACCTAGTAAAGCGAATTCTAACTGGGTACAGTTTTAA
- the LOC131213454 gene encoding trithorax group protein osa has product MSLSYSQQVISGRNPPHGGNRGQPHLPGPGGLLRAQQSAAPSTMHIQKILDENAGLIQTIQEFQQVGRSAESMSYQVALHRNLVYLANLADPTHNISSLLPPPHILQSMSPVPPNAGVAGPPTHDGSMIGPGPGQTGMSGYPQPGVGVMSAQPQQPSVGQAHGSNGTGPGIPVQHASLGPPQQSTQAGMQSQGQQHNQLQQQSSIQAAQNAAAQHNQSQASHLAQSGPHPGPGAGQTNNYRNAVPMSPASAGGNVGGQHQAQQPNANQQPSGGVRGAPPGSQQQQQQQQQQPTSQPLPPQTSGYTQRSQHSSYNVQHSHYPGYPPPNQPYQTQSGYTPYGPPNQLQNYGPPNANSPQGYHHAGVLPASSNAQGPSQGSPYPASGQHPGQVPTGGPQQGGYHQVPQGGPNVGYGPPSQPPVQYPPQGGPGAPPPPHGYPGYPNPGPNAYGQPPTQGPLPPQSQSGSYPTVSQSTGYPLPQSQYSSGYPTTQAPHGGPQNAASISTNASVTLNQPSAASAGSVAQGPGSYNAQQQQQGNSQVQTSVAGGTPSPVTMPSTTSSGYLPPPPSHNAGGAGASSGPPQSYNTQPGSQQHGQPGGGYQQQQTGGTQGGGPQQPPPGPPGPGVYPQHSPYHQQSGYSPLPPQGQYPPPQAAPQGYSQYSQRLPSTQMPPPGPQVPPPQSSYGYVYGQPPQ; this is encoded by the exons ATGTCACTCTCTTACTCGCAGCAGGTAATTTCAGGCCGGAACCCTCCG CACGGGGGCAACCGTGGGCAACCACATctaccgggaccgggaggATTGCTCCGGGCGCAGCAGAGTGCGGCACCGAGTACGATGCATATACAGAAAATTTTAGATGAAAACGCAGGATTGATTCAGACGATTCAGGAGTTCCAACAAGTAGGCAGATCCGCCGAAAGCATGTCGTACCAGGTGGCACTTCACCGAAATCTCGTCTATTTGGCGAACTTGGCCGATCCAACGCATAATATTTCATCTTTGCTACCC CCTCCGCATATTCTTCAGTCGATGAGTCCCGTTCCACCGAACGCTGGGGTCGCCGGTCCGCCAACGCACGACGGTTCGATGATCGGTCCTGGACCGGGTCAGACGGGCATGTCGGGATATCCGCAGCCCGGTGTTGGGGTAATGTCTGcccaaccacaacaaccatcGGTTGGACAGGCGCACGGCAGCAACGGAACGGGACCGGGAATTCCCGTACAGCATGCTTCGCTCGGACCGCCGCAACAGTCAACTCAGGCCGGAATGCAGTCTCAGGGTCAGCAGCACAatcagcttcagcagcagtcCAGCATTCAGGCGGCCCAGAATGCTGCCGCGCAGCACAATCAATCGCAGGCTTCACATTTAGCCCAATCAGGACCACACCCCGGTCCAGGAGCCGGACAAACGAATAACTACCGCAACGCAGTCCCAATGTCCCCAGCCTCCGCCGGTGGGAACGTCGGTGGGCAACACCAAGCACAGCAGCCAAACGCGAACCAGCAACCGAGTGGTGGCGTACGTGGCGCTCCGCCTGGTtctcaacaacagcaacagcagcaacagcagcaacccacTAGCCAGCCGCTTCCCCCTCAAACTAGTGGCTATACTCAACGCTCTCAGCACAGCTCGTATAATGTGCAGCATTCGCACTATCCTGGTTATCCACCGCCGAACCAACCATATCAGACGCAGAGCGGATATACGCCGTACGGACCGCCAAATCAATTGCAAAATTATGGACCACCGAACGCCAACTCTCCGCAAGGTTATCACCACGCAGGAGTACTGCCCGCTTCGTCGAACGCGCAGGGTCCGTCGCAGGGATCGCCGTATCCGGCGTCTGGGCAACATCCGGGACAAGTTCCGACGGGCGGACCGCAGCAAGGTGGCTATCACCAGGTTCCGCAGGGTGGGCCGAATGTTGGTTACGGACCGCCCAGTCAACCGCCAGTTCAGTATCCTCCACAGGGTGGCCCTGGGGCGCCTCCGCCTCCGCACGGTTACCCGGGGTATCCAAATCCTGGTCCGAACGCATACGGTCAGCCACCAACCCAGGGCCCATTGCCGCCGCAAAGTCAATCCGGCAGCTATCCCACTGTTAGCCAATCGACAGGCTACCCTTTACCACAATCACAGTACTCTTCTGGATACCCGACGACACAGGCACCGCACGGGGGACCGCAAAATGCTGCTAGCATCTCCACCAACGCTTCCGTCACACTGAATCAACCGTCAGCAGCGAGCGCCGGCTCCGTGGCGCAAGGACCGGGTAGTTACAAtgcccagcagcaacagcagggaAATTCGCAAGTACAAACTTCTGTGGCTGGAGGAACTCCGTCACCCGTCACAATGCCGTCAACGACATCGTCGGGCTATTTGCCTCCACCGCCCTCTCACAATGCTGGAGGCGCTGGGGCATCCTCTGGTCCACCCCAGTCCTATAACACGCAACCGGGATCCCAGCAGCACGGACAGCCCGGCGGTGGgtatcaacagcagcaaacaggCGGTACACAGGGCGGCGGTCCTCAGCAGCCTCCACCGGGTCCACCTGGGCCCGGTGTTTACCCGCAGCACTCGCCCTACCATCAGCAATCGGGCTATTCACCGCTGCCCCCGCAGGGCCAGTACCCACCACCGCAAGCGGCACCACAAGGTTACTCACAGTATTCCCAGCGCCTACCTAGTACCCAGATGCCACCGCCTGGCCCGCAAGTACCACCCCCGCAAAGCTCCTATGGTTACGTTTACGGCCAACCGCCGCAGTAA